The following proteins come from a genomic window of Lolium rigidum isolate FL_2022 chromosome 5, APGP_CSIRO_Lrig_0.1, whole genome shotgun sequence:
- the LOC124652966 gene encoding 1-aminocyclopropane-1-carboxylate oxidase 1-like yields the protein MASTLSFPIIDMGLLSLSGEERPAAMDLLHDACENWGFFQVLDHGISTELMDEVETMTKAHYKRVREQRFLEFASKTLQEGGGKAAENLDWESTFFVRHLPEPNIADIPDLDDEYRRVMKRFAVELEKLAERLLDLLCENLGLEKGYLARAFRGSKGVPTFGTKVSSYPPCPRPDLVKGLRAHTDAGGIILLFQDDRVGGLQLLKDGEWVDVPPTRHSIVVNLGDQLEVITNGRYKSVLHRVIAQTNGNRMSIASFYNPASDAVIFPAPALVAKEVEAGGGGTYPRFVFEDYMKLYVRHKFEDKEPRFEAFKSMESESAKLIAIA from the exons ATGGCATCGACATTGTCATTCCCGATCATCGACATGGGACTGCTGAGCCTGAGCGGGGAGGAGCGGCCCGCGGCCATGGACCTGCTGCATGACGCTTGCGAGAACTGGGGATTCTTCCAG GTTTTGGACCACGGCATCTCAACGGAGCTGATGGACGAGGTGGAGACGATGACCAAGGCGCACTACAAGAGGGTGCGCGAGCAGAGATTCCTCGAGTTCGCGAGCAAGACGCTGCAGGAGGGCGGCGGCAAGGCGGCCGAGAATCTGGACTGGGAGAGCACCTTCTTCGTGCGCCACCTCCCGGAGCCCAACATCGCCGACATCCCGGACCTCGACGACGAGTACCGGCGCGTGATGAAGCGGTTCGCGGTGGAGTTGGAGAAGCTGGCGGAGCGGCTGCTGGACCTGCTCTGCGAGAACCTCGGCCTGGAGAAAGGCTACCTCGCGAGGGCGTTCCGCGGCTCTAAGGGCGTACCCACCTTCGGCACCAAGGTCAGCAGCTACCCGCCGTGCCCGCGCCCCGACCTCGTCAAGGGCCTCCGCGCCCACACCGACGCCGGCGGCATCATCCTGCTCTTCCAGGACGACCGCGTCGGCGGCCTCCAGCTTCTCAAGGACGGCGAGTGGGTCGACGTGCCGCCCACGCGCCACTCCATCGTCGTCAACCTCGGCGACCAGCTCGAGGTGATCACCAACGGCAGGTACAAGAGCGTGCTCCACCGCGTGATCGCGCAGACCAACGGCAACCGGATGTCCATCGCGTCCTTCTACAACCCGGCCAGCGACGCCGTCATCTTCCCAGCGCCGGCGCTTGTtgcgaaggaggtggaggccggcgggggcgggacgtacccgAGGTTCGTGTTCGAGGACTACATGAAGCTGTACGTGCGCCACAAGTTCGAGGACAAGGAGCCCAGGTTCGAGGCGTTCAAGTCCATGGAGAGCGAGAGCGCCAAGCTCATCGCTATTGCGTAA